A region of the Aphelocoma coerulescens isolate FSJ_1873_10779 chromosome 7, UR_Acoe_1.0, whole genome shotgun sequence genome:
ACTGCTTACAGAGAGGCACCTTTCCCCTCCTCACTGCAGTAAAAGGCAAAATGCTAGAGTGGATACACTTCCCAAGACTGTTATAGAACACACAAACAATCCATTTTCACAGATTAAGAGAAATCTGGAGACTAAAGAAACTATCTTCTTCTCTACCAAAAAGATTTCTCAGCTTATACACTGTGTATGTAAATACCATATGTGTACAAGTGTACAACcttaaagagaaaacaacaaacTCACCCTATGCTTATGGTGAAGAGAGACCTGATCACCTGCAATACGAATCAAAGGCTGgggaaaagctgttttcttctgtagtggtttggtccaaaatattcctactatttaccttctgtgagataagaattaggagaaaagcgaAGCAGGCACCACATCACTTCCAGGACgatgctttgctaacccatgacatctTCAGGCTCCTGTCTGGTTACAGCTCAAACTGCAAGAACAGTCATGAAAGTGACAGTGACTCTTGATTTCACTTTAAAGCAGAGGTTAAAGTGAGCTCAGCAGTGAGACTTCATCTCCTACTTGTTTGACTCCTCTGTACCTAAGGCTCTGCAGGCAAAATCCCTAACTCATGTAACTGAAGACTCCTGAATATCCCTGCAGCTGGCTGAAGGAGAAGAGACTCTAGGACTTTGTTGTGCAAGGAAATTATGGAAGCAATTCCCTGAATTTTGGGGAAGACAGATGCTATCTCTAACACTATTTGCATTAATCTTGAAGAACCACTTGAGATGGGCTGCCTGAGCTTAAATAGAAACAGGTCATTAATGTGGGTAGTCTGATCTACCTAGGATGGTTTAGTTAAATCTGTGTTTCGACTGAATTGTCTGTCATACCCACTTTAATACCTCAAATCTGACTTGACATTTTCATCTCTAAGTTCTAGTGCTGTGGCAGATGTGCAGACCAGTTCTGGCTGATCAAACTTGAATACTCATCTACACTATTTGGGGACCACTGTGAAGTGACTAAAcctatgactttttttttttttctttttgccttagTCTGTTTCTCTGATCtaacaaagaaaatgtttctttcccttctaaggaaaaaaaaatcacccttgTTAAGAATGTCTGCATTAAGTCAGAGACTCAAGAAAGGTACTTGAGGTAACAGCAGCAATCCCTGggttgtttggggcttttttgttaaatattttgtgAAATATTGAGGTCTAAAACCTCCCTTCCATGGGCAAGTGAATGATGTTGCCACTTGACCTCAACTGGTGTCCCAGGTAACTTTAACACACACAGATGCAATACTGGCTTCACTTTGGCAAATAAGGCAGCTTTTGTTCCTTATGAAGTTTTTGATGGAATTGCACGCAGTAGTAAGACAGCAATCCTTTGTGTTTGCAGGGAGCCATTACCATTCCCCAGTTGTTGGAATGGAACACTGGATTATAGGCACTCATTGCTCAAGAAACCAGAGCAGGGAATTACATGTGGGTTAAACTCGAGTATTCTGGAGTATTGCCCAATCTTTTCCATGTTCCACAAGGGAAAGGGTTCATAAAGGGAAAAGTGCTTGATGGCATGTTTTAAAgagttccttttctttccctatcACTGGAAGGTGCAGATGACAACTTCACAGAATATTATTTGTAAAAATGAAACTCTTGTAACTTCTGTGTTTATAAGAAAAACCTACATGAGGctacataaaatcatagaatggtttgggtcggaAGGGATGTTAGAGACCCtctagttccaaacccctgccctaggcagagacacctttccctaCAGCAGGTTGTTCAAAGCCTAGCACAGCCTGTTGTCCAACCTGGTCTCAAACACTTACAGGGTTGGGGCATACACAACTTTTGGGGGAAACCTCCTCCCATGCCTCACCGGTCTCATTATgaaaatttttttcataatatcTAATCATGAGTACTGGTGTTGCAGTTTGAGCTGTCCAAGTGAATCCATACAACAGAAGAGATGTTTCACAGCAGCTGTTACTGAACATATAACAGTACTCATTCATAATGCCCATATATGGGAAATTTTACATTTCATTAAGTTGCTATAGCTCTGACTGACATTTTGGAGAACAACACAAAggaccatttaaaaaaaagtctcctCCTTCCTGTCTCTTCTAAGTTTCTCCTCCTTGGAGTGGAGACACACATTTCAAACCTGCTCCTATGCCATTATGCCCAAGAGTATGTTCCCAGTCATCTCCTGCTTTCATAGAACTGACTTTGTGAAGGCAAACAGGAAACAATAAAGATGATGAAACATCTTCCCCCACTGAGGTAAAAGTGAGTGTAAATGCTCTCAACACCAGAACAATGTGCTTGGGCATCTTGACACCACAGCTGCCTTAACATACACTGCCATTAGCTTTGGCCAGGAGGAATACCCTCCTTCAAATGGAGAAAGTGCTGGCTGTAGGGAGAAAACTGAATGAGTTGTCTACTAGTGAAtattcttcccatcttttttcaGCTATCTTGTGAGTTCTAAAGACTAGAGTTTATTGTCTTTAACCCACACCATAACAGTAGTTTAAACTTTCCTTAGTTTCTACACTGAAACTACTCGTAAATACTTAATTAAAACCTGTTCACTTTCATACCATCAACCTTATTTTGAATCTGAGCACAATGAGTGTGGCGAATACTCAGAAATCCAGGCCAAGCCTTAAAAGCATTCTACATGACTGAAGTCACTATTTAGTCtaactttcctttttcaaagCAGGAGTGCCAGTTGGCATCTTCTGTAGTGTGTGTTCTCTTCATACCTTTGTATGACTCAGTTACCAGTAACTAAAATAATCACAGACCTGCTCCCCAGCACAATGCATGGACAACATCCTAACTTTAGGATGTGTCCACTCAAACAGATAACCATGAGGGACTTTTGTCCTACATGGAAACCATACAAGAAAAGAGTGCCAGGAAGGACAACAAtgttttctaggaaaaaaataatcagcaaTTCTGCAGAAAAAGCAGTCTTAAATAGAGGTCTTTATACTGCTGTTCCTTTTCCAAAGATATTTTGCTTGAAAAACAGCTCTGAAGCACTGCTGAGGGTGTAAGATGCACAGAATGGTAGCAATACCAGCTTCCCATACCTGTAACTTAAACACTTACATTATGCATACTCTTGAGACTGAGATTTGGAAAAGCCTGTCTGGGAGAACAACAGACTGGAATCATTCCTTGCTCCACTCCCATTACTGTGAGAGCCAATTCAGGTGATTCAGTCCAGACTCTCTGTATTTATGTCCAAGAGATGTTTGACACCTCAACAATTGTAGAATTTCCATGCCTTCCTCATGCTGTGTATTCTGGTGCTTTCCTAACTGTACTGGTTTGCCAGCTTTCAGCTAAAGCCTCATTTGCCTCCTTTgtgtcagctctgctgcttctgttCCTCAGCATCTTTCTGTTCTGTGTTTATCCACGGGTTCTACATGCCCTTTACTTTAGATAAAAGGCAAACATTTGTAAAAAGCATGCCCTATAACAGAACTGTAGAAAACAACAGAACTTTGATCAGATTCTTTTCTTGCCCTTGACTCTCCacttcatttttccttcaagTACGATGCTCcaaaaagaatataaagtttTATCAGTGGTGAATGAAAAAGGATTGTTCCGTATATTTCATACAATATATCATACACTAAAAATCAAATATTGATGGCTGCCTTTATTTTTGGAATAGCCTGATCCTGACTTAGCAACTGTAACTGTCAGCATTCCTGCAGAGCTACTCTGTAACTAGCTCTGCCCTGGCCTCTACCTGTGGAACCTCTTGCTCACGTACAGCACCTTACAATAGTTctttggggaaggaaaaaacccacaagtgAACAAGTACATTTAATTTTGCAAGTAAAGAGTATAAAACTAAGTCATAATTTGAAAAGCCATttctattttatattaaaagccAGTTATTTCAAGTTGTACACTTCAAGGGGAACAGCACCACAGCCTAACAAGGAACAAATTCTATCCATAATTGAGACAGCTACGAAATATATACGTATCAGTACCATACTTAATATACTTCAGAAAAACTTAATTTATCCTAATAGCTGCAGCCCATTTTGCTTTCTCATACTCATTGTTTCCTAATGTTACTTTGCAGAGTCCTTTGTAACCTGGCTATGTTGGCATCCAAGGCTGCTAAGCTATTTTTAAAGTCCTCTTCATCTCGAGACGTAAATGTTGAGAAAGAAGATGCACTCCAGTCAGACCTCCCTGATAAATCATCAAATGAAATGCAACTAAAATCAGCTGCTTTACTGCCTGTTCTCTGAGAAATCCCTGTTGGAAATGGCATGGATGCACGAGGGTATGTACGAGGCTGAGGCTGGTCTGGTTTATCCATGAAATCTTTTGCAGCCCCACTTGGAATGCCTCTTGGTCTCACTTTGTCTCCTTCTGGCTTCGCTTTATCCCCTGTAACTTCAAGTGTgttttccacagtctttttCACACTGTACCCAGCACTTAATTTATCCAGTACAGTTGGATCATCACATCCATACTGCTGCATGGAGCTTGGAAGATCACAGTAATAATCCAACCTCTGGcaagcccctctgctctggggtAGCACATCACTTCTTCCAGAGACTGGCTGCTGTTTTTTAGAGGCACTGCTAGTCAGTGGAATATAAATTGTCTCATCCAGCTTGGTTTGGTCATCTAGTAAAGTCccagaatcactccctgtttctgcATCTTGCTTCAATGGAGCTGGTAGTACTCTGGGAGCTGATGTTCCTTCTTCTGTGAATGTACTGTTAATTTTACTTCCTTCAGCAGCAAATTTTTCATAGGACAGCttttgcatttctgcttctcCAATTTTATTTGGGATCTGAAGATCTGTATCTATCAAAATATGATccatttctaattttttaagGTAAGTCATTACTGAAGTACTCCCAGGAAATGGCTCAGGTTGCATCTGCTTTTCATGGTCTTCCAAAAGAGATTTCGAGAGAGTTTTTTCAGGTTTGGGTCTAACATTGTCCCCTGTGAGGTCAGACAGAAGCTTGGCCATACTGCCCTGCAAGGTTCTGTTAAGGTAAGATCAACCAGACAGATTCAAAATCAGTCACtataaaaaaatagtttaaaaatttTCTGTAGAAACAAAACATTAGATGTATCAGACTGTGGCAAAGTTGCAATGCACTTGCTACATATTGTCATAAAATGCAGTACAAATGTGAACCAATTCcaagttttttttaattcttcagcTCACTGTGGCTAAAAAGTAACTAAAATATCACAGCCCAGTGAAGTTCTCCAGATTATTCCTGGTGTACCTGCTTTGAGCAGCACAAGATGAAATAAACTGATGCCAAGAAACTGTTACAAAGAAGATAGAAGCAGTTATCAAAATCACTAAGAAAGGTTTTCTGAATTATTCTTCCCATTgcatctaaatttaaaaaaaacataataaaagaaataatttttctaacTTACTGCTTTGTACATCAAAAAAGATGAACATTTAGATGTTCACGTCTCTAGCATATACACAAATACATGTAATGTGACATCATTCTACCACCACCTGGTGGTCAGCATAGCAGTCATAGAAGCATCTAAACTTCTGCTGAAGAATTTGACATGTCTATTAAAAATACTCTGTTGTTCCCATCAGTCCCAACTATAAACACAACAGACAACAGTTTTGTTTCCTGTGCACAACACGTCCAAAGCAATTGTATATACACACCTTTATGCATATGCAAAAAGCTATTTATGTCTCCCAGCTTGCCACTATTTTCAGCATAAAAGAGCGAGATAAAATAAATTCACAGCAATAGTTCTTACTGGCAGATCTGCTATTAAAAGTTAAGACTTCACATAAGTTATGGCAGATAGTATTTTACTTTACCAAGTCATGGAATATGATAACtctgttttaaaacaaagttATAGCAGCATTATAACAAAATGAACTGCAAAGAGAAGTTTTAGCCTATGACCTCTCACCACCAAGATACTAAGGTAAAATCCacagtatgaaaaaaaaacccaaggaataaggaagaataaatattttttaaaaagaaaaataatgtcaggagaccaaaaaaaaaagcttagccAATAATACCTGGTTAGTTCCCTCAGTCTCTTAACTTCTGCATCACGCTGACGTAACGTTATGCCcaaaatcttattttctttctctgaagctTCCAGCTTAAACTGAAGGCTCTTCACAGTTCCTAATGCCTCTTCCATTTCTGAAATGCCAAGGAAAACTTCGTAATTATTTCTTCTcacttttaaaatgctgaaCAAAGAATAACCAAATTGAAAACACATACCAATCTTGAGCTTGGTAGAATGAATGTCATAATGCTGCTTGTTTTCAAGCAATTCTTCTTCTTTATCATGAAAACCTTTTgcaagatgtttattttcttctttctgactTTCTATTATTTTCAGTAGTTCTTCATTTTTAGCCTGCAGTGAATCAAGGCCTTTTTGCGATTCTTTCAATTGACTCTGGAGCATCATATTCAAGGACTGCAAAGAAACCACTACcagaagtaaaacataaaatgtTTAAGTGTTTTGTGTGGTAGCTTGAATTTCTAGACCAAACTAAGTTTTAAAATAAGCTTGGTAATATTAATTTTGGTTACAGATAGAAGGGTTGTTTTTTGAAGCAAGATAAAGTTCAAGCTTCCTTCTTAATTATTTAATCAGTCATCTTCATTTTAAGAGGcacataatgaaaaataatctgCTTGGCAGCTGTAGAGCCAAATCCCACTACGTTGAGTCTAAAAAGGCCCAACAGTCCATGCAAATACAGTTGCAGCATTACACTCACTTAGCTCAGCTATTACTAAAGGCCACAACACATACAGACATATGAAACTAcagatatataaataaataataacatCTATTGAAAAAAAGCTTTAACAAATATGCTTCTATCAAGCAACATTATTGGTACTTTACATTCATAGTTGCAGCTCTGCCCAGATGTCTTCTCACTGCTTTCTTGTTCCCTAAGTTGCTGGTTTAATATTCTTAGTCTCCTAAACATGAATTGTGAAAAAGCACAAATTCAGAAATATTAGAATATGCTCAAAAGGACTGCACTTTAAATTACTTTGGTGAGAAGTTGCTTTTAAGAATTAAATGTCAGgtaatatttcagaaatataaaCAAGTCTTAGTaacacatttttcttactttctgGTACTTCTTCAACACAAAAGACCCTTTCCAAGTATTTGGTAAATATCTACTGAATAACCCTGTTCTGAATTGAAGTGCTACCCAGTTTGAGAACTTCCCTGAAATGAGAGACATTTTTGCACTTGAGAGTAAACTACAAAAAGAATATGAGCAGGCTAACTATCTTGATACTGCAGTTTTCAGAATGATGCATTGACCTCACTCAGTCAAAGCCCCAATCATGAGGTAACTGATGCTACTAAAATACCAAAGTCATGCTATGTGTTAATAATTGCTTTCTAAAGTATATGGCCTTACCAGAAAAGTTTCTAATCCATAAATACTACacagagaagaagggaagagCCTTAACAAAGGCAATGTAAACCACACCAGTTAAAGATGCTTTAGGGGCACCTGCAGTAACCACAGGCTCACTGAGGAGTTCCCCACCTGCGCAGCCGGGCATTCTCACTCCGCAGAGGCTGCAAAGCCAGAGCTATTTCAGCTTGGACAGTCATACTTCCCACTACAGCTGGGAGCAATGATACAGAGTCTTCTATTTCACTCATCAACCTTAACATTTCTGAGTCACCTGCAAGAagtgagggaaaaaagagactCCATAAACCTATAAATCTGTAATACAACTAACATTTTACATGCGATTAAGCAATCTGCAAAGTGATTTAATAGTATCTGGGgcatttttcccccaagaaaACTTCACCTttaactgtatttattttaaattgttaaGTTTAACTATGAAAACTATGCTTTACATCCTCAGTAAAACACAACCCACCCTCTTTCCAACCAGCCTTGGTGGGACTGTTATTGCAATCTGTCCACACCAGGACCTTTCTTAGGAGAAAGCTCTGTATATGAAATAGCAACAACCTTTATCTTGCTGTCAtgataatattaaaatattacgAAAATACACTAATACTTATCCAGAGTGAATCCTGAAGGTTTTACAGTTGTGGGAAAAACCACAGTAAGATGGCACATACCATCTGACACATACAACTTCCAGGAATGGAAATACTCACTCTTTAATAGAGCACTTGTGTTATTTGTATGCAATAAATCTGCTACACAATGAAAATGTTCTCACCTTGATCTGTTACCAGTGCTCTGAGCTCACCCATAAGATACTTTACAGTCCTAACTTTATGGGCTGTTTCTTCTGGACTTTCTTTTCTAGATTTTAGAACTTTCTTCACATAACTTGTCTTACAGCTTGTATCTCTCACTGGAGATACATCAAGTACATTCAACTCATCTTCTTCACTGACCATGTCCTCACTGTGCTCTTCAGGAGTATCCTCCTCCGTGTCACAGGAGCCATCATGTTTTGCTGGACAGTGATGATGGCCCCTCTGTTCAGTCCTGCCATTCAGCATTTCATGGGATTGTAACAGGGCTTGTATGCACTGCATCAAGTCTGCTTCTTTTATCTGCTGCCCTTGGCTTGGGGCCATCTCTCTGCCAGAAGATGCTGGGATCAATGCAGGCACTGAAGGGGTTGATGCTCCTGGTGCCATACAAGGGATCACACCAAGAAGAGCAGTGCCAGACTGCatttgtgcagcagcagcaggagcagcagaaaccacTGGGCAAACCACAGGTCCTCCCATCTCTGGCACACATTGATTGGCACTGTCAACAGGAACGCCCTGCATAAAGAATATtctaattaaacaaaaaattaacGTGATTTTTAGATCCTTAGGGAAAAAACCCTAACAGCACCACACTTGTCTGACTCAATGTAGACTTGTTAATTCTTTGCTAATTATAAGAATAACTACAAATTAATAACTGAATAATTTTCATGTATAATAAGGAGCAATTAAAATGTAAATCTGATTTAGATTACCTTTATCTTAAATGTTATGGGCAACATTAAAGCACAGTTCTTTTACAACTGTTctgtaatgaaaaaaacctcagcAGTTTCTTGAATCCAACCagaacagggaagaaaaaaaaatatgaaggaCAACACTGTTACCTTTCAGTATTTTAAGTAGATGAATTTCTTAAAAATCAAGGTCATCACTAGCTATACATGGACTACCTGCAGATGGAACATAAGTCTACAGCCTTACAGATTCAAGGTGGAAGCCCTTTGCCACATTTCCCGAGGTGGCAGCTGGTATTCTCCATCACCTCTATTCTATTCCCCAAAATACACAGGCATTTGAACATGTGGCTCCAAGATAATGCAGCGTGTCTGAAGAAATAATTGCCTTGATCATTGGCAGGGAAAGCTCAATACAATATATGATTTCTTCTATCAGGAGCTGGTTAATGACCCTAGTGTGCATTACTGAGAATGCAATTAATAGTAATCAATAATTTCCTGCACTTTTCATGTTTGCTGTCCATAACAGAATTCCTCAGGCAGAAACAAGCAGCCAGCTGAAATGCCTCTAATTTCATTTTTTGGTGTCTAcataaaatgtgttttgaatAGCAGCATTTTCTCTGTGCATTACTACAGTTTGAAATACACaattttttcaaaggaaaattattaGGAAAACTGACAAGTAAATGCATAAATACATAAGTAATGCTAATTCAATGTTTATTGATAGTGAGAATCAAACTTTTACTTACTGACTGAGTGGATAAGGGATTAGCTGAATGCTGCAGGGACAGTGCTGATGTGGAAGCAGGTAACTGATAATTCAAAGCTGTAATGTTTTGACATcctaaaagaaaacaacattCATAGATCAGGACAATGTGGGACAAAACTCATGCACTTAAATAGTCAGCTCTACATTAATAGTTCCACTAACCCTGATTTGAGGTAGGAGAAGGAGTTACAGTAGGAATTTCATTACTCTTCTGAGGGGGTTGGCCAGTTACCAGAGACATCTGAGTTTGCACATGCTCGTACAGTTTCTGATACACCCCAGGAGAGTGTTCACTGCAAGGCACATGCACTGATTGAACCATCTGATTCTGTGCTGCACTGGAAAGATCCTTCTCAGTAGAAGGTGTGGTAGATGAGGCAACTTTTCTATTTGATATTGGCACTGtagagaaagaacaaaaaactcAGTCTGAAGGTGCCTGTCTTCTTGATCTACACAAACCCATTGTATTGTCTAGCATATTCTGGCAGGTTCCcttgaaaatggaaagaaagatcCAGTATTCCAGTCAGATTTTGATTCACCAGCAAATTAATCCATTAACTTTTTCTTCCAGATAGAGCAACCTAAACCAGTTGGACAGGCAGCTGTCCTTGAAAGAAGCGCAGAAGGTATCCTACAGAAGGTGTGTTCTAAAATGCAATTCTTAAAATCTCTGCTTAGGTACAATTAAAACTCAGTAATTTTACAGCTCTGGGAAGATATCAGCTACACGCTCACTTCCTGCAATTCCCAATGGGCATTCTGCTACACACCTGTCTACAGGCCCCACCCACCTACTGGATTAGAAATTGCACAGAAGAAATAGGGCACAGAGAGGTAGAAATGATAATAAGTGAAGTATTTCCCCAGGGAGCAACTCAGCCAACAGCATTCCATCTACCTTTTTATTCAGTGCTTTGGCCACTAAACCATTTGAGGTCTTCTCATTTCTAGCCACACTTCCCTGTTTCCACAAACCCTTCTTTGAGAAAAGCCTGGCTGGACACTGAACTCCAGACCAGTTTCTAGTTGTGGATCCTAAACTGAGGCCAAGGACTGCAATGCTTCCCTGTCCAAGAGATATAAGGAAAGGGTATTATCATTCTCCTCCACACTTCCTACTAGATAAACCTGATGATGCGGATACTTGTAAACACACTCAACTTTCTTCCTTATACACGAAGTTCAAACATCTCTGAATTTCAGGAATTATTTAGTAAACATTTAAGATTTCTAAAAGACAATACATCCTTTTGTGGATTCAACCCAAGATCAACCTATGAACAAACAGCAACAATTATTTGAAGCCTTGTTGTGTCTCAAAAGGTTGAGGAGTCACTCAGTGTtgtttgaataaaaaaaaaaaaaaaccaagcccaAGAAAGCCCACTTACCAATTTCTTTTTGGACAGGGGCAGGAGTAATGATTCTTTTTAACCCTCTCTTCttggaaatatttcctttggTTAGCAAAGGCTTGGAAGTAATTTTAAAGGTAGTTGTTTTCCCAGGTTGTTTATGGACAGTCTCCCTTCCTAGTATTAGTTGAAAGAAAAAGTGGTCAACAAAACAAATCAAGAGAGTattacaaaacctaaaaatGTAACCTGTGTTTTCAATAGGTACAACCTGTAGCTTCCTTTTGTAAGACATTCTTCAGTAAAGCTGCACAATGGTCAAGTCCATTATGAATAGTATCAACCTGCACAAAGAACACTGCAGTCAGCAAATGAGTACCactgttttctttcagtaaaCCAAGATGCTGTTTTAGACATGAGTGTACCCCACTCTGCCACCTGACAAAGAACAACTCATAACCaaaaaaaatgtatcatttCCAATGTACAACTTTGCAATTACATGGAAGTTTGCAAACATGCAGATTCTGCAAAATAACTAAATTGTGTTGTTGAACTCATGTCCCTTTGCTGGATTTTATGTTAATTACATGTATGTGTTTTATTCTTATTTCCATGTACAGTTAAACAATTATCTACAGCCTACTTGTATTTTGAAGACAACTGGCTCAGCACTACAGAAAAACCCTGACTCTGtgctcctctttctttccagcaCAAAAACCTAATAAGGGTGGCTGCTCTTCTGTGAGGGCCAGCCCTTGTCCATAAGCAGCTTATTTGTGTTTGCAAAATGTATCCTGTGCCTTAAGGACGTTTGCCAGAGCCAAACTCACTGCACACAAAGCCCATCTGCTCCTATCTGCAAGATGCAGCACAGACACTCTTGCTTGCCTTGCAGGAGCAATTTCAGGTTCAGATGCAAATTAATTAAGATCTAAATTAATCTGGCTTTCCTCTGTTACTCAAGGTATTCCAATTTCCCTTCTCTTTAGATAAGGGGGATGATTGTGTTAAAGAGTCATTTAATTACCTGATTGTCAGATTCAGTGGAATATTCAACATCAGAATGACATCCTTTCCTTAAGACAAACCTGAAAAAGTGAAATTCATTGTTTATACCACCTCTTTAAtatgaaacaaagtaaaaaaaaccaacttactTTCATTCAATAATagcaagcaaaataaaattaattttatcatGAAACAAAATAACTTTCTGAAAACTTTGCATGGCTGCAACAAACACATTAAGCAGATAATAACACTTTACATCAAAGAAGAATTCAGTATCCACTCAACAGTCTTACAGCTAGTAACTATATAAATtcaatattttataaataaaacatgaagaCTGAAATCTGTAATTTTTTATGCAAAATTTCTATTCAGTCTGTGCCTGTTTGTCCATGGGCTGCTTAGAACCTTTCAGCTCAAAATGTTTGATATATACACACAAGGATTTTTTGTCAATTGTGAGGTATGACATGTATAAGGCTTCAAAATACACCAATTTTAAACAGTATTTGTGAATACGGCCTTActgttttcttccatttgttAGTTTAGCTGCTCCTGACAGCCTTCCAGAAGACAGAGCCTGTTGATTACAGAAATACACTTTGATTTTCACAAAGTATTTTCACAACACACTTGAAGACTACTATTGCCCACCAATTCCAAGAACTTTTGCCGAGGTGAATCAGTTCAAGAGAAGTTTCA
Encoded here:
- the CCDC14 gene encoding coiled-coil domain-containing protein 14, yielding MAAPGAARSRKALSSGRLSGAAKLTNGRKQFVLRKGCHSDVEYSTESDNQVDTIHNGLDHCAALLKNVLQKEATGRETVHKQPGKTTTFKITSKPLLTKGNISKKRGLKRIITPAPVQKEIVPISNRKVASSTTPSTEKDLSSAAQNQMVQSVHVPCSEHSPGVYQKLYEHVQTQMSLVTGQPPQKSNEIPTVTPSPTSNQGCQNITALNYQLPASTSALSLQHSANPLSTQSGVPVDSANQCVPEMGGPVVCPVVSAAPAAAAQMQSGTALLGVIPCMAPGASTPSVPALIPASSGREMAPSQGQQIKEADLMQCIQALLQSHEMLNGRTEQRGHHHCPAKHDGSCDTEEDTPEEHSEDMVSEEDELNVLDVSPVRDTSCKTSYVKKVLKSRKESPEETAHKVRTVKYLMGELRALVTDQGDSEMLRLMSEIEDSVSLLPAVVGSMTVQAEIALALQPLRSENARLRRRLRILNQQLREQESSEKTSGQSCNYELVSLQSLNMMLQSQLKESQKGLDSLQAKNEELLKIIESQKEENKHLAKGFHDKEEELLENKQHYDIHSTKLKIEMEEALGTVKSLQFKLEASEKENKILGITLRQRDAEVKRLRELTRTLQGSMAKLLSDLTGDNVRPKPEKTLSKSLLEDHEKQMQPEPFPGSTSVMTYLKKLEMDHILIDTDLQIPNKIGEAEMQKLSYEKFAAEGSKINSTFTEEGTSAPRVLPAPLKQDAETGSDSGTLLDDQTKLDETIYIPLTSSASKKQQPVSGRSDVLPQSRGACQRLDYYCDLPSSMQQYGCDDPTVLDKLSAGYSVKKTVENTLEVTGDKAKPEGDKVRPRGIPSGAAKDFMDKPDQPQPRTYPRASMPFPTGISQRTGSKAADFSCISFDDLSGRSDWSASSFSTFTSRDEEDFKNSLAALDANIARLQRTLQSNIRKQ